In the genome of Streptomyces fagopyri, the window GCCGGAGACGTACGGCGGTGCGGGCGCCGACGCGCTCGCGACCGTGATCGTGATCGAGGAGGTGGCGCGGGTGTGCGCCAGCTCGTCCCTCATCCCGGCCGTGAACAAGCTCGGCTCGCTCCCGGTGATCCTCTCCGGTTCCGAGGCCCTGAAGCAGAAGTACCTGGCGCCCCTGGCGGCGGGCGACGGCATGTTCTCCTACGCCCTCTCCGAGCCGGACGCGGGCTCGGACGCGGCGGGCATGAAGACGAAGGCGGTCCGCGACGGCGACTCCTACGTCCTCAACGGCGTGAAGCGCTGGATCACCAACGCGGGCGAGTCCGAGTACTACACGGTGATGGCCGTCACCGACCCCACGAAGCGCTCCAAGGGCATATCGGCCTTCGTGGTCGAGAAGTCGGACGAGGGCGTCTCCTTCGGCGCGCCGGAGAAGAAGCTCGGCATCAAGGGCAGCCCGACGCGCGAGGTCTACCTCGACAACGTCCGCATCCCGGCGGACCGCATGATCGGCGAGGAGGGCACGGGCTTCGCCACCGCGATGAAGACCCTGGACCACACCCGCATCACGATCGCGGCCCAGGCCCTCGGCATCGCCCAGGGCGCTCTCGACTACGCCAAGGGCTATGTCCGCGAGCGCAAGCAGTTCGGCAAGCCGATCGCCGACTTCCAGGGCATCCAGTTCATGCTCGCCGACATGGCCATGAAGATCGAGGCGGCCCGCCAGCTGACGTACGCGGCCGCCGCCAAGTCCGAGCGCGTCTCCGCCGGAGGCGGAGAAGGCGGCCTCACCTTCCAGGGCGCGGCGGCCAAGTGCTTCGCCTCGGACGTCGCCATGGAGGTCACCACGGACGCCGTCCAGCTGCTTGGCGGCTACGGCTACACCCGCGACTACCCGGTGGAGCGCATGATGCGCGACGCGAAGATCACCCAGATCTACGAGGGCACGAACCAGGTCCAGCGGATCGTGATGGCGCGCAACCTGCCGTAAGCCCCCGACGTCACCTCGGTCACGTCCGTCACAGCCCCCGGCCCGCCGCCGGGGGCTGTCGTCGTCGGGGCCGGGGCGCGGTTCACGGCCGGCCGGCGGTCACAGGGTGCCCAGCGCGCGGCGCAGGTCCTCGGGGGAGCGGTAGTGGACGGCCCGCATTCCGAGCGCGGCGGCCGCCTCCACGTTCTCCTGGGTGTCGTCCACGAACAGACAGCGCCCGGCCGGGACGCCGGCCCGCTCGACGGCGATGTCGTAGATGCGCCGGTCGGGCTTGGCGATGCCCACCCGCGCGCTGCTGACCACGTGGTGGGCGAGGTCCGTCAGGCCCAGGACCTCCAGGTCCTCCTCCAGCTGTACCGAGGTGTTGGTGACGAGGACCAGCGGTACGTGGGCGCGGGCCCCGCGCAGCAGCGACACCACCGCCGGGTCCGCCCGGAACGGCGTCCGCACGAGTGCCTCGCCCAGCTCCCGGGCGGTCGCCTCGGACACCAGTCCGGCCAGCCCCTGTACAGCCGACCGCGCCCACTCGTCCGGCGTGACCCGCCCCACCACCAGCGGCAGCACCGTGTCCGGCGCGAAGGCCAGCTTCATGGTGGTGCCCTCGGCCAGTCCGGCGGCGCGCTCCAGCGCGTTCAGGTGGGACGGGTCGTAGACGCGGATCACGTTGTCGACGTCGCACAGCACCGCGTCGAAGGGACGACCGCCCGAGGTGGGGCGTGAGGCGGGGGAGAGGGTCATGCCGCCACCCTGACATCCGCCCCCGCGAACCCCGCGACCAGGGCCACCGACGACGCCCCTCCGGCGGGTCTCGGGCCCCCTCCAGACCGGGCGGCCTTCCAGCTCCGCGGACCCGTCTGCCCTCCCGGTCGCGCAGGGCCACGCCGAACCGGGCGCAGCGGCACCCCTTCAGGGGCGCGGGGAACCGTGCGCGCAACCACACCCCACCCGCACCCGAAGAACCCACGCCCCGGGCCGTACGCTCCGGGAACTCCAGGAACTCCAGCGATCTCGTACGCCACAACCCGGACGCCCCGGTTCTTCGTGACCTCGGACTCGGGCGTCCTTCGCGGCCCGGGATCCGGTGCTCCCCGTAACCCCGGGCTCGGGTGTCCCGAACACCCGGGGCTCGGGTGTCCCGAACGCCGCGGGGCTCGGGTGTCCCGAACACCCCGGGTTCCGCGGGTGTTCGGGACCCGTGAACCCCGGAACCCACCCTCCTCACGGCGCCCGAGGCGCTACGCGTCCAACCCCTCCGCCACCCGCTTCTCCCGCAGTTCCATGATCGCCCGGCGGCGGGCCAGACGGTGGGTGCGGCGGATCTGGGCCTCCTGGCAGCGGCGCTCGTCCCGCTCGGTCTCCGGGAGGACGGGCGGGACGCGGCGCGGCTTGCCGTCCGCGTCGACCGCGGCGAAGACCAGATAGGCGGAGCCGACCTGCTGGGGTGGTGTGGACTCGTTCCACCGCTCGGCGAGCACCCGGACGCCGACCTCCATCGACGTCCGGCCCGTCCAGTTGACCTGGGCCTTCACATGGACGAGGTCGCCCACGCGCACGGGCTCCAGGAAGGCCATCTCGTCCATGGAGGCGGTGACCGCGGGCCCGCCGGAGTGCCGTCCGGCCACCGCGCCCGCCGCGTCGTCGACGAGCTTCATGATCACTCCACCGTGCACCGTGCCCAGAAGGTTGGTGTCGTTGTGGGTCATGATGTGGCTGAGGGTGGTCCGGGACGCTGAGGTCGGCTTTCCCGGAATATCGGATTCCGGAGTGGGCGCCTGGTCTGTCATGCCCTCCACCCTATGCGGGGTAAGGACACGGTCCGCTTTGCATCAGCTCTGCAACAGGCGTGACCCAGATCTCCCCCCTCTCTTGTTAGGCACATGGGGCGGCCCTGCACACTGGTCCGCATGAACGATTGGCCCGACGGGTGGGACGACAACCGCAACAACGGCGGCAACCGTTACGGTCGCGGCAGCGCGGGCGCACAGCCCGAGAGCGCCCGCGTCATGCGGCAGGTTCGGCGTGGTCCGGCGACGCCCGGTCCGGGCCCCGGCGCCCCGCCCTACGGCGGAGTGCCCCAGCAGCCGTCCTACGGGGACGGCCAGGGGTACGGCGACGGCTACGACAACGGATACGACTCCGGCTACAACACCGGCCACGTCTACGGATCGCCGAACGGCCCCGGAGGCCCGCAGGGGCCCGGTGGCACCGGCACCCGGGACCCGCGCCCCGCGCCGAACTGGCGGCGCCGGATCAAGTGGACCGCGATCACACTGGTCACGCTCTTCGTCGTGGTCTCCGTCGGCACGTACTTCTGGGCGGACTCCAAGCTCCACCGTGACGTGGATCTGTCGAAGGTCATCGACCGTCCCGACGCGGGCAAGGGCACCAACTACCTGATCGTCGGCTCCGACAGCCGCGCCGGAATGTCCGCCGAGGACAAGAAGAAGCTGCACACCGGGTCCGCCGAGGGCAAGCGCACGGACTCCATGATGATCCTGCACACCGGCGACAACGGCTCCACGCTGGTCTCGCTGCCCCGTGACTCGAACGTCGAGATACCGAGCTACAAGGGCTCCGACTCCGGCAAGACGTACCAGGGCACGGGCCGGCACGTGAAGCTGAACGCGGCGTACGCGGAGGACGGCCCCGAACTCCTCGTGCGGACCGTCGAGTTCAACACCGGTCTGCGCATCGACCACTACGTGGAGATCGGCTTCGGCGGCTTCGCGAAGATCGTGGACGCGGTCGGCGGCGTCGACATGACCCTCGACAAGGGTTTCAAGGACAAGTACTCCGGCGCCGACTTCAAGGCGGGCAAGCAGACGCTGAACGGCGAGCAGGCCCTCGCCTTCGTCCGTACCCGGCACGCCTTCGCCGCCTCGGACCTGGAGCGCACCAAGAACCAGCAGAAGTTCCTGGCCGCCCTGGCCCACCAGGTCGCGACCCCCTCCACGGTCCTGAACCCCTTCGCGCTCTACCCGACGATGGGCGCGGGCCTGGACTCGCTGACCGTCGACAAGGACATGAGCCTGTGGGACCTCGCGGACATGTTCTGGGCGATGAAGGGCGTCACCGGCGGTGACGGCAAGTCCATGAACATGCCGATCTCCGGCTCCACGGGCGGCAACCTCGTCTGGGACAAGACCAAGGTCAAGGCGCTGGTCGACGAGCTGAAGAACGACGACAAGGTGACGGTCTCGGGCAACTGAGGACCCGACGCCCCGCACCCACGACAGGGCCCCGCCGGACACACCGGCGGGGCCCTGTCCGCTGCCCGCCCGCTCATCCCCGCCGGCCTACCGGCACAGCACCTCGTCGCCGGTCAGCACGGGGGACGACTCCCCCGGGGACGGAGTGTCGACCCGTACCCGTCTGACCTCCTTGAAGTCCGCCCCCGCGAGCACCTTCAGTACCGGACCCTGCCCGTCGACCGCGCGCAGCTCGCTGCCGGGCAGCGCCGCCGCAAGGGAGCGCGCGGAACGGTCCCAGCGCGGGTCGTACACGATGACGGTGTGCTTCAGGTCCGGCTCCTGCGTGGTGGCGGGCCGCCCGGTCGTACGGAAACCGCTGGCGGCGAGCGCGCCGTCCACCCGCCTGCCGAGGCCCTCGGTGGACGTCGCGTTCTCGACCTGGACATGGATCTGCTGCGGGGCCACCTCGACCCGGGCGGCCGCGCTGCGCACGGTCGGGTGCGTCGCGGTGAGCGGCTTGTCGTCGCGCAGCGACCGGAAGAGCTGGGCGGCCTTCGGCTCGTCCCACTTCAGTGTCGAGCCGATGCCCTTGACGGCGTAGCCCATCTGCCCGATCGGCACGGTCGTGAACTCGGAGGAGGAGGGGGAGAAGTTGCGCATCGCCCGGCCGAGGTCCAGCAGCTCGTCCGTGCCGAAGCCCTTGTCCGCGCGGACCGAGCCGAGCACGGCCCGGGTGACGTCGCGGAACCTCAGCGGGTTCAGCAGCACCCCGGAGGAGGTGGCCCGGCCGATCAGCGCCGCCAGGAACCGCTGCTGGCGCTGCATCCTGCCGAGGTCGGAGGCGCCGTCGACGTGCCGGGAGCGCACGTACTGCAGCGCCTGCCCGCCGTTCAGCTGGTGCGGGCCGGCCGTCAGGTCGAGTCCGGTGTACGAGTCCTTCAGGGGCCGCGTGGCGCAGATGTCGACGCCGCCGAGCACGTCCACGGTCTTCATGAAGCTGGTGAAGTCGACCTCCAGATAGTGGTCGATCTTCAGGTGGGTCATGTTCTCGACGGTGCGCACGGTGAGCTGCGGACCGCCCTCCGCGTACGCCGCGTTCAGCTTGATCGGGTGCGGGTTGTGCTGCGCGCCGGTGGTCTGGTCGGTGTGCACGGGCGTCTCGGCGTACGAGTCGCGGGGCAGGCTGACGACGCTGGCGCGCTCCTTGTCCGCCGCGATGTGCACGATCATGATCGTGTCGGTGCAGTGACAGGGGGTGCCGCCCAGGTGGTACGCGCGCCGTTCCTTCTCCGTGATCCGGTCGCGGCCGTCGGTGCCGACCAGCAGGACGTTCATGCCGTGGCCGGCGGCGGGACGGTTCTTCATGTCCTTGAAGGGGTCGACCCGGGCGATGTCCTCGTCGAGGCTGGTGACCACCGCGTGCCCGATGCCCGCGGAGGCGAGGACCACCACCGACAGCGTGGTGACGACCCGCATGGCCCAGCGCGGCCTCTTCCTCCGTACGGGGGGTCGCGCCGCGGGCCGCCGGGTGCGGGACGGCTGCGGGCGGCCCTGGAGCGGCGGACGCCGTGGACGGGCGGGGTCGGGGGCGTGGGGCGGGGCGGCGGAGCGGGGCGACGTGGGCAAGGGGGACACCTCCGCGAGGCTGGGCGTGGGGATGCGTGAGCACGGTAGGCAGATACGATCTCCTGCCCGGCCCGTAGGCAGGGCGGCGCGCGCCCGTGTCCCCCATTCGCGGTAACGTGACGTCCGATGAGCGAGAAGTCTGGCGTGCAGCCCCCCGCCGTATCCGTGATCATGCCCGTCCTCAACGAGGAGAGGCACCTGCGCGGAGCCGTCCAAGCGATCCTTGCGCAGGAGTACGACGGCGAGATGGAGGTGGTGATCGCCATCGGTCCGTCCACGGACCGTACGGACGAGATCGCGGCCCGGCTCGTCGCCGAGGACCCGCGCGTGCACACCGTGCCGAACCCGACCGGCCGCACCCCCGCCGCGCTCAACGCGGCGATCAAGGCGTCCCGGCATCCCGTCGTCGTCCGCGTGGACGGGCACGGCATCCTCTCCCCGAACTACATCGCCACCGCCGTCCGCCTTCTGGAGGAGACGGGCGCGCAGAACGTCGGCGGCATCATGCACGCCGAGGGCGAGAACGACTGGGAGCACGCCGTCGCCGCCGCGATGACCTCGAAGATCGGCGTGGGCAACGCGGCCTTCCACACGGGCGGTGAGGCCGGCCCGGCCGAGACCGTGTACCTGGGCGTCTTCCGGCGCGAGGCGCTGGAGCGGCAGGGCGGCTACAACGAGGAGTTCATCCGCGCCCAGGACTGGGAGCTGAACTTCCGGATCCGGGAGGCGGGCGGCCTCATCTGGTTCTCGCCCGAGCTGAGGGTGTCGTACCGGCCGAGGCCCTCCGTCAGGGCCCTCGCCAAGCAGTACAAGGACTACGGGCGCTGGCGCCACGTCGTCGCCCGCTACCACGAGGGTTCCATCAACCTGCGCTACCTCGCGCCGCCGGCCGCGGTGTGCGCGATCGCGGCGGGCGTCGTGGTGGGCGCCGCGCTGACGCCGTGGGGCTTCCTGATCCCCGGCGGCTACCTCGCGGCGATAGCCGCGGGTTCGCTGCCCGCGGGCAAGGGGCTGCCGGCCAAGGCGCGCCTGCAGATCCCCGTGGCCCTCGCCACCATGCATATGTCCTGGGGCTTCGGCTTCCTGACCAGCCCGCGCGCGCTGGCCCGAAAGGTGATCGCCTCACGGCGTCCCGCCGTACGGGAGTCCGCCGCTACGTGAGGCGGAGGACCCGCCGGCACGCGTGCCGGCGGGCGCCCCTCGCGGAGGGGCACGGCCGCCCGGGACCGTCAGCCGCGGTGGCCGGAGCATTCGATCGTGAGAGAGCGACGCGCGAGCGCCGCCCGGATCACCGGGCGGCGCTCGCGTGCGGAACGACGACGGACCGTCGGGTCCGCTACCAGCGGTAGGGCGCGTACACGTCCATGCACTGGTCCTTGTCCGAGCCGTTGATGGCATCGGCGTTGCCGGGCAGATCCCCGGCCTTCGGGGTGGACTCCTTCGGGTAGGTGTCGCCCGTGCGCCAGTCGGCGCCCACGACGACGGTGACCCCCGACACGTCGGTCGACCTCTTCACCGAACTCATGGGAATCCCCAGTGCCTTCGCGACGGCCTGGGCGTCACCCTCGAGATCGGCGCTCGGGTAACGCACGGCGGTCTTGCTGTCGGACACCGCCGCCGTCGTGTCGGCCTCCGCCCTGGTGAAGCCCTTCCCCACGAGGACCTGACCGATCGCGCTCGCCCGATGGGCCACCGCGATCCGCGTCGACGTCCTGGTGGCGTTCTGCACCAGCACACCGAGTTCGCCGGACGAGACCGAGGGCGCCTCGGTCGCCGGGGCCGGGCTCGCCGTCCCCTTCGAGGCCGACTCCGTGCCCTTGTCGTCGAAGGGCACGTCGTCACGGATCATCCGCCACACCTTCTCGGCGTTGGCGCCGTCCGGTACGACGTGGTTGTCGTCCTGAGGGTCCGCGACGTTCGGCATCGTCGTCATGGTGAGGCGGTTCGTCGGCACGGTCTTGAGCTGCATGGCCATGTCGTACAGCTTCTTGACCGTACCGATCTCCTCGGAGACCTTCAGCGACTTCGTGGCCGCCTCGGCCAGGTCCATGAGCCGCCCGGTGTCGGTGAAGACGTTCTGGCTCTTCAGCGTCCGGATCATCGAGTTCATGTACATGTGCTGGGCCCTGGCCCGCAGGAGGTCGCTGCCCCAGGCGTGCCGGGTACGCAGCCACTGGAGCGCCTGCTTGCCCTGGACCTTCTTCGTGCCGGCCTTCATCTTCAGTCCGGAGCCACCGGACACACCGGGCAGCGGACGGTCCCACACGTTCTGCTTCACACAGACGTCGACGCCGCCGATGGCGTCCGCCATGTTCACCACGCCCGCGAAGTCGATCGTCATCCAGTGGTCGATGTAGATCCCGGTGAGGTTCTCCCAGGTGGCCAGGGTGCAGCCGGCGCCGCCGCGGGCCAACGACTCGTTGATGATGGCGTTGGTCGCGGGATAGCTCGTCCCGGTGTCGGGATCCTTGCACTTGGGTATGTCGACACGGGTGTCGCGCGGAATGCTGACCACCGAGGCGCTCTTGCGGTCGGCCGAGAGGTGGATGAGCATCTGCACGTCGGCCAGTGGCGGGTTGCCGCGGTTCTCCCTGCTGCCGCCGAGCTTCACGTTCTCGGCGGAGTTACGGCTGTCGGAGCCGATCAGCAGGATGTTCATGGGCGTCTGGCCGGCGGCGTTCGGCTCGGCCTTCTTCGCCGGAGAACCACCGCTGCTGCGCTGGCCCTTCTGGATGTTGCTGTTGAGGTGCTGGTAGTAGAGGTATCCGGCGCCGGCCGTCCCAAGTATCAGCACCGCCAGCACGGTTGCCGACCAGCGCAGCACGCGCCGTCTGCGCCGTGGACGGTGACCGTTCGGTCCGACCCCGCTCCGCCCGCCGCCACGCCGTCCCCCGCCGTGCCGCTTGTCCCCGTCGGTCGTGCCCGGTGCCTGCGGTGTGCGCGACGTAGCGTCCCCGACCGCAGGAACCTCCCCCCGCGTACTGCTCTGTGTCAACTCCGTGCCCTCCCCACCTGCGCCTGACACGGGTCCGCCCCGCGTCCGTTTAGACGCACGGCGGACCCGTTGGGTTACCTACGAGGCGCACTTCACCTTGTCCGCCGTGGACTTGTCGACCTCCGGCGCCTTTGTCGGAGCGGTGAGGGGTACGCCCGCACCCTTGAAGTCCTTGCCCAGGGTCAGCGTCATCGCGGGCAGTCCCTGGGAGTTGGTCACGCTCTTGCCCGGCTTCAGCGCCGATCCGGACAGGCCCATGATGGCGGCGAGCCTGCGCGCCTGGGGTGCCTGGTCGGGCGCGTACTCGAGCGTGGTCCTGCTCAGTTCGGCGGGCGCGTTGCCCGCGTTCTCGGACTTCTCCACGCCCTCGGAGATCTGCAGCCAGCCCAGGGTCTTCTGGGCGGAACCGCCGACGGCCCCGCCGTTGAGGATCCTTACCCGGACCTCGGAGGCGTCGGACTTGGTGCCCTTGAGGCGGGCGGCCTCGGCGTCCTTCGCCGCCTTCTGCTTCTCCTTCACCTCGGTGAAGGAGACGTCGTTCTTGATGGCGTCGAAGACCGCGGGGGCCTTCGCGTCGTTGAGGACGACGGTGGCCTTGACCTTCTCCGCGGGGTTGTCCAGAACCGGCACCGTGGTGAAGGTCAGGTTCTTCGGGTTGAGCTTGCCCAGCTCGAGGCCAAGGTCCTTCAGCTTGCCGATGCTGTCCAGTTTGTCGTCGACGGTCAGCGCCTTGGTGCCCGCCTCCGCCAGTTTCAGCATCTTCCCCGGGCTGGAGAGCGTGGAGTTCCCCTTCAGCTTGCGCATCAGCGCGCTCAGGAACTGCTGCTGCAGCGTGATCCGGCTCAGGTCGCCGCCGAAGCCGACGGCGTGGCGGGTGCGGACGAACGCCAGGGCCTGCTCGCCGGAGATGTTGTGCGTCCCCTTGGAGAGGTTCAGGTGCGAGTCCGGGTCCTTGATGTCCTTGGCCAGACAGACGTCGACGCCGCCGACGGCCTCCGTCAGCGTCTTGACCGCGTTGAAGTCCGCGACCATGAAGTCGTCCGGCTTGATCCCGGTCAGCTCGGTCACCGTGCGCATGGTGCAGCTCGGCGTGCGCTCGTCCTGCCCGAGGCTGGTGTTGAAGCGGACGCCCTGGGTGCCCGGAATGACCTTGTCGGTGCCGTCGGCCTGCTGGGTCGGACAGTCCGGGACGTCGACGATCAGGTCACGCGGGATGCTCAGCGCGGTGGCGTTGGACCGGTCCTTGGAGACGTGCAGAAGGATGTTGGTGTCGGCGTGTCCGACACTGCCCGCGTCGCCGTAACCGTCGTTGCCCTTGCCGGTGCGCTTGTCGGTGCCGATCACCAGGATGTTGATCGCCTGGTCCTTGCTGAAGCCACCCGTGCTCGCACCGTCGTCGGACACGGACGTGATGTTGTCGTTGAGGTGCTTGATGTAGAGGTAGCCGCCGACCGACACGGCGACGAGCACGAAGGCCATCGAACCGCCGGTCCACAGCAGGACCTTCTTCGCCTTCGACTTCTTGGGTTTCGTCCGCGTCCGGCGGCGGCCCGGAGGCGGCTCGGCCGGCGCGCCACGGCGTCGGCGCGGCCCGGGCACATCGGTGCCGGGCGGCGCGGGACTGTCCCGCTCCGGCGCCGTGCGCGCACGCTGTCCCGGCCTGGTTCCCGACCCCGCCGGCGCGGGGTTGCCGCGACGTGGCCTCGGGACTCCCGACTGCGGTCCGGAAGCATTCTGTCGCAGTTCGTATTCACCGGTGTTCGGGTTGAGCACCCACTGGTCTGCGGGATCGATATTGTCCGCCCGCCCACGGCCTTGCGCGTCCACGGTTGTCTGAATCCTCCGTCGGGGCCACGCGGCGCCCTTCCCCCTCAAGGCGCTCGGGTCTCTCGGTCAAACAGTGCGCGACCCCCAGGACAGACCTCGTGGCCGGGTGCACCGGATCGCTCACACTATCTGCCCAGTTCAGTGTCGAGCGACGACGGTGACAAACTCCACTTGCTACAACTGGGCAATCCGCCCCATTTCTCGGAGACTTCTTAGCTCAGCAGTTCCCGTCCTTGGGGCACGCTTTACCCGCAGGCGTCCTCGGCTGCCGTGTTTCCCCGGAAAGTCGGCGCGGGGGGAGAGGTGCTGCCGGGTGAACCGGTCCGCATTACTCTCCACATTCCGTCGCCGTCCGACTCCTCTTCGTAGCCGAATGCGGAGTCGTACGCGTCTTCGGCGTGACCTCCGTACGAGTTCTCCGCGGGAGATCCGTGACGAGGGTTCGCGGCGACCACCACCGGTGCGTCCGCGCGCAGTTGTGCGAAGAGTTTTCCGGCGCCGGGTTCTCGGAGTTGGTCGCGATTGGCGTCGTACGCGTACGACGTCCGGGGCACCGTCAGGAATTGCACCCGTTCTGTGGGAATGTCGCGCATGCCGCGCACCAGCTGGTAGAGGCCGCGCAGGCTGGCGAGATCCGGGTCCGTGGTGAGCGAGGAGGTGGCCGCGTCGAGGACGGGATAGAGCTTCGTGGGATTCAGCAGGACGTCGTTGCTGCGCACCTTGTTGACGAGCGCCCCCAGGAACCGCTGTTGGCGGTCCATCCGGTCGGTGTCGCTGCCGTCGCCGATGCTCTTGCGGGCGCGTACGTAGCCGAGGGCCTGTTCGCCGTTGAGCGTCACCTCGCCCGCGGGCAGCCGCAGTTTGGCGTCCTTGTCGTCGATGTGCTGCTTCAGGCAGACCTGGACGCCGTCCACGGCGTCCACCATGTCCTTGAAGCCGCGGAAGTCGACGACCATGTGGTGGTCGACGCGGATGTCGGTGAGCTTCTCGACGGTCCGGATCGTGCAGGCCGAACCGCCCACCTCGAAGGCGGAGTTGAACACCGCGAACGCCGGCCGGCTGCGGGTGCCGTCCGGGCGGCGGCAGTCCGGCAGGTGCACCATCAGGTCGCGGGGCAGCGAGACGGCGGTCGCGCTGTGCCGGTTCGCGGCCAGGTGCAGCAGGATCGTGGTGTCGGAGCGCTCGGTCCCGGAGTCCCGGCCGTACTTGCGGTTCCCCTTCCCCGAGCGCGAGTCCGATCCGATCAGCAGGATGTTCTGGGCGCCCCGCACGAGCGCGGTGGGCCGCTCCTTCTCGTACCGGGCGAGCTCGGCGGCCGCGTCGTCGTCCGCCGTGATGTTCCCGTTCAGCTTCTCGTACACGGCCCAGCCGGCCCCGCTCGCGGCCAGCACGAAGACGGCGACCCCCAGGGACGAGTTGCGCAGCCACAGCCGCCGACGCCGCCGGGCGAGCCCGGCACCGGTGGCCGACGCCGCCGCTCCCGGCCCTGCGCTGACGGTCACGTCGGGGGACCCCCTCCTGGCGTACGGGCGTGTCGCACTGCGGTGTTCCTACGACCATGGCCCGCGCGCCCCCCGCAAGCAGCCCGCTGATAGCCCGAACGGGCGACACCCCACCTTCACCCGAGCCCAGCAGGAACGCGGGGAACGGAGCCCCCAGCCACGACGGACCGGCACGGGAGAGCCGGTCCGGCCCCAGGTGTCGCCTCCGACGCTCACGCTTCCGTCGCCCCGCACCGGGGGCGCCCTTCCAGGGGCGCGGGGAACTGCGCGCGCAGCCACGACGGACCGGCACCGAACAGTCGACCCCGCCTCGGGTGCCGGACCCGACGCTCACTCCTCGACCCGCACCGCGCCGCACCCCTCCATGGCGCGGGGAACGGCGCACCCAGCCACAACCGACCCGCACCGGACGGCCGACCCCGACCGATCACGGCCCCCGGCCCCCGGCCCCCGGCCCCCGGCCCCCGGCCCCCGGCCAAAGCGTCGCGCTAGCGGACGGCCGTCACCCGTTCACTCTCCACCCGCTTGGCCAGCCCTTCCTCGCCCAGCCGCTCCAGGTGTCGGCACAGCACCACGGACGCCCCGGTCGACAGCGGCGCGTACAACCCCGCGCTCAGTCCCTCCCAGGTGTCGTAGGCGAGCCCCGACAGGATCCGTGAACCGGGTCCCGTCAGTCCGAGCGAGGGCGCGCCGGACCGGGCCCGCTCCACGACCTCGGCCCCCGTGTACTCCGCGCCGGCGACGACCAGCGCCGGTTCCTCCGGGTCCACCACCGCGTACGGCGCGAAACGGTCCCCCTGGCCGGGCACCTCCACGGCGTAGTCGGTGAAGCCCGCCGGCGTCTGCGGGAAGCGCCCGCCGAGCGGACGCAGCGCGAGCGCGATCCGCTCCCCGGAGCAGGCGCGGGCCGCCTCCAGCGTGTCCGGCCCGGTGACCACGAGGTCGGCCGCCGCGGGGTCACCGCCCACGTCCGCGACCACCCCCACCGACGAACACGCCAGCAACCACACCGCCGTCTGCCAGTGCGCGGGCAGCAGCAGGGCCAGCCGGTCGCCGGGTTCGGCGGACAGCTCGCCCTGGAGCAGGTTGGCGGTCTTGGCCACCCAATTGGCGAAGGTGGCCACGGACAATTCGACACGTTCACCCGTGGCGTCGTCGTAGAAGGTCACCAGCGGGCGTGCGGGGTCCGCGGCGAGCGCGGATCGCAGCAGGTCGGCGGGGGTGCGATCGGTGGCGTTCACGCGCAGAAGCGTACGCGGACCCCGCGCGCGGGACGGACCGGCCGTGCCACCGGTTCGGCCGAGCGCAGCAGACGGCCCGTCACATCACCAATGGACAGATATGTATGACTATGTCCACGATCAGGGGCATGCGTGGATTCCTTGCTTCCTCGGTCGGCGTCACCTGCGCGGCCGCTCTCGTCCTTCCGCTGGCGCTGTCCGCCCCGGCACAGGCCGCAACCCGGGCGGCGAAGACCGACCCCGCCGTCCCGGGCAGCACCCGATCGCTCCCGCTCGTCCCGCTCGGCGACGACCGCGCCCT includes:
- a CDS encoding LCP family protein, which produces MTVSAGPGAAASATGAGLARRRRRLWLRNSSLGVAVFVLAASGAGWAVYEKLNGNITADDDAAAELARYEKERPTALVRGAQNILLIGSDSRSGKGNRKYGRDSGTERSDTTILLHLAANRHSATAVSLPRDLMVHLPDCRRPDGTRSRPAFAVFNSAFEVGGSACTIRTVEKLTDIRVDHHMVVDFRGFKDMVDAVDGVQVCLKQHIDDKDAKLRLPAGEVTLNGEQALGYVRARKSIGDGSDTDRMDRQQRFLGALVNKVRSNDVLLNPTKLYPVLDAATSSLTTDPDLASLRGLYQLVRGMRDIPTERVQFLTVPRTSYAYDANRDQLREPGAGKLFAQLRADAPVVVAANPRHGSPAENSYGGHAEDAYDSAFGYEEESDGDGMWRVMRTGSPGSTSPPAPTFRGNTAAEDACG
- a CDS encoding LCP family protein; this translates as MDAQGRGRADNIDPADQWVLNPNTGEYELRQNASGPQSGVPRPRRGNPAPAGSGTRPGQRARTAPERDSPAPPGTDVPGPRRRRGAPAEPPPGRRRTRTKPKKSKAKKVLLWTGGSMAFVLVAVSVGGYLYIKHLNDNITSVSDDGASTGGFSKDQAINILVIGTDKRTGKGNDGYGDAGSVGHADTNILLHVSKDRSNATALSIPRDLIVDVPDCPTQQADGTDKVIPGTQGVRFNTSLGQDERTPSCTMRTVTELTGIKPDDFMVADFNAVKTLTEAVGGVDVCLAKDIKDPDSHLNLSKGTHNISGEQALAFVRTRHAVGFGGDLSRITLQQQFLSALMRKLKGNSTLSSPGKMLKLAEAGTKALTVDDKLDSIGKLKDLGLELGKLNPKNLTFTTVPVLDNPAEKVKATVVLNDAKAPAVFDAIKNDVSFTEVKEKQKAAKDAEAARLKGTKSDASEVRVRILNGGAVGGSAQKTLGWLQISEGVEKSENAGNAPAELSRTTLEYAPDQAPQARRLAAIMGLSGSALKPGKSVTNSQGLPAMTLTLGKDFKGAGVPLTAPTKAPEVDKSTADKVKCAS
- a CDS encoding TIGR03089 family protein yields the protein MNATDRTPADLLRSALAADPARPLVTFYDDATGERVELSVATFANWVAKTANLLQGELSAEPGDRLALLLPAHWQTAVWLLACSSVGVVADVGGDPAAADLVVTGPDTLEAARACSGERIALALRPLGGRFPQTPAGFTDYAVEVPGQGDRFAPYAVVDPEEPALVVAGAEYTGAEVVERARSGAPSLGLTGPGSRILSGLAYDTWEGLSAGLYAPLSTGASVVLCRHLERLGEEGLAKRVESERVTAVR
- a CDS encoding LCP family protein is translated as MTQSSTRGEVPAVGDATSRTPQAPGTTDGDKRHGGGRRGGGRSGVGPNGHRPRRRRRVLRWSATVLAVLILGTAGAGYLYYQHLNSNIQKGQRSSGGSPAKKAEPNAAGQTPMNILLIGSDSRNSAENVKLGGSRENRGNPPLADVQMLIHLSADRKSASVVSIPRDTRVDIPKCKDPDTGTSYPATNAIINESLARGGAGCTLATWENLTGIYIDHWMTIDFAGVVNMADAIGGVDVCVKQNVWDRPLPGVSGGSGLKMKAGTKKVQGKQALQWLRTRHAWGSDLLRARAQHMYMNSMIRTLKSQNVFTDTGRLMDLAEAATKSLKVSEEIGTVKKLYDMAMQLKTVPTNRLTMTTMPNVADPQDDNHVVPDGANAEKVWRMIRDDVPFDDKGTESASKGTASPAPATEAPSVSSGELGVLVQNATRTSTRIAVAHRASAIGQVLVGKGFTRAEADTTAAVSDSKTAVRYPSADLEGDAQAVAKALGIPMSSVKRSTDVSGVTVVVGADWRTGDTYPKESTPKAGDLPGNADAINGSDKDQCMDVYAPYRW